The Miscanthus floridulus cultivar M001 chromosome 17, ASM1932011v1, whole genome shotgun sequence genome has a window encoding:
- the LOC136517851 gene encoding uncharacterized protein, producing the protein METAAVLTIHSTSHVCLQCPAVAAPAHGQRRRGGVASAAAAMPRRQPCAGRIRALPSAEVISEILSPKLVPGSPSDTGDVSSLVPVSALMLLFYFVSNWVVPELLMKRLNEPKLEDEAAAAAASMSSGPADGIDASPRKIRLKVKKKKNGKATIVKV; encoded by the coding sequence ATGGAGACGGCTGCGGTGCTCACCATCCACTCCACCTCACATGTCTGTCTGCAGTGTCCTGCTGTTGCTGCTCCCGCTCATGGCCAGCGGCGGAGGGGAGGAGTGGCATCAGCAGCGGCAGCCATGCCGCGCCGGCAGCCGTGCGCCGGCAGGATCCGGGCTCTGCCGTCGGCGGAGGTCATCAGCGAGATCCTGAGCCCGAAGCTGGTGCCCGGCTCGCCCTCCGACACCGGCGACGTCTCCTCGCTCGTGCCGGTCAGTGCTCTGATGCTGCTCTTCTACTTCGTGTCCAACTGGGTGGTGCCCGAGCTGCTCATGAAGCGCCTCAACGAGCCCAAGCTCGAGGACgaagctgctgctgcagcagcatCGATGTCGTCCGGCCCAGCGGACGGCATCGACGCCTCGCCCCGTAAAATCCGCctcaaggtgaagaagaagaagaacgggaAAGCAACCATCGTGAAGGTCTAA